The proteins below are encoded in one region of Bacteroidota bacterium:
- a CDS encoding alpha-ketoglutarate-dependent dioxygenase AlkB: protein MNPIHFTKVMLDAQHGVYISKPVSELAKTGEAFDAIWNCHPTIFHKVKILGKEVPTPRWQQSYGKNYRYTGSENNALPIPEILMGFLEWSNKNIDERLNGLLLNWYDGRLGHYIGAHRDDTRDLIPGSPIVTISLGESRVFRMRPYKGKGFRDFPFQNGQAIVVPEATNQAWTHEVPHSKTQYGRRISVTLRGYS, encoded by the coding sequence ATGAATCCTATTCATTTTACGAAAGTGATGCTTGATGCGCAACATGGCGTCTACATTTCCAAACCCGTCTCGGAATTGGCCAAGACTGGCGAAGCCTTTGATGCGATCTGGAATTGCCATCCGACGATCTTTCACAAGGTCAAAATCCTAGGCAAGGAAGTGCCCACGCCGCGTTGGCAGCAGTCCTACGGTAAAAATTACCGCTACACCGGCTCCGAAAACAATGCGCTACCGATCCCCGAAATTCTCATGGGATTCTTGGAATGGAGCAACAAAAACATCGATGAACGCCTCAATGGGCTTCTGCTCAATTGGTATGACGGTCGGCTTGGGCACTATATCGGTGCGCATCGAGACGATACACGGGACTTGATTCCGGGGAGTCCGATCGTGACCATCTCTCTTGGCGAATCCCGTGTTTTTCGAATGCGCCCCTACAAAGGAAAGGGCTTTCGGGACTTTCCGTTCCAAAATGGGCAAGCGATTGTCGTGCCCGAAGCCACCAACCAAGCCTGGACGCACGAGGTACCGCATTCGAAGACACAATATGGAAGGCGGATTTCGGTGACTTTGAGGGGGTATTCCTAA
- a CDS encoding PKD domain-containing protein, protein MVNSKRWAISALLCCVCILSGQSVFAQNPPVAGITFDSLRAGFQVQEWMAYLHNTSTGSPTSWNYRVTAANCPSLPCVTYGSQNATNYSPTAIVTSNNIPGNTVKIWQIVSNAFGSDTTFIVQDFDCQHLTTPLNLEVLYYTGSLPYLSANAYANIWVNTVEINIFGPGLTTSPKYSFGSVVTDTVLVPGPVWACGYYFGSNCFSYATTCDTINIACWRSPVVILQHQMSGFQTTFTDSVIATAGAIWLWDFGDGNTSTAVSNSLTHTYAGPGTYNACLTVTDTCGTTTTCTTVNLNTTAIQALQWTDLEIVPNPSNGQFRLEGHGLLDGELRYYIQDLHSKVLAAGSLPVNRGMLRQELDLRLPQGLYWIRLEDGNGSSLVKKLVIAE, encoded by the coding sequence ATGGTCAATTCGAAACGATGGGCAATTTCAGCCCTGCTTTGCTGCGTTTGTATCCTGTCTGGTCAATCCGTATTTGCGCAAAATCCACCTGTGGCGGGCATCACGTTTGACAGCCTGCGTGCTGGTTTTCAGGTTCAAGAATGGATGGCCTACCTGCACAACACCTCGACTGGCAGTCCGACATCATGGAACTACCGTGTCACGGCGGCCAATTGCCCTTCATTGCCTTGTGTCACCTATGGGAGCCAAAACGCAACAAACTACAGCCCCACTGCGATCGTGACCAGCAACAATATTCCGGGTAATACTGTGAAGATCTGGCAAATCGTTTCCAATGCCTTTGGGTCTGACACGACTTTCATCGTCCAGGACTTTGATTGCCAGCACCTGACTACGCCACTGAATTTGGAAGTTCTTTATTACACTGGTTCCCTGCCTTACTTGTCAGCGAATGCCTATGCCAATATCTGGGTCAATACGGTGGAGATCAACATATTTGGCCCGGGCCTCACGACCTCCCCCAAGTATTCTTTTGGGAGTGTTGTGACTGACACCGTATTGGTGCCAGGTCCAGTGTGGGCCTGCGGCTATTACTTTGGCAGCAATTGTTTTTCCTATGCAACGACCTGCGATACCATCAACATTGCTTGCTGGCGCTCGCCAGTGGTCATTTTGCAACACCAAATGAGTGGATTCCAAACGACTTTTACCGATTCCGTTATTGCCACTGCCGGTGCCATCTGGCTTTGGGATTTCGGCGACGGCAACACGAGTACTGCAGTCTCCAATTCCCTCACGCATACCTACGCCGGCCCGGGCACCTACAATGCCTGCCTCACCGTTACCGATACTTGTGGCACCACGACGACCTGCACGACGGTCAATCTGAACACTACGGCTATCCAAGCCTTGCAATGGACAGACCTCGAGATCGTACCCAACCCCAGCAATGGTCAGTTTCGGCTCGAAGGGCATGGCTTGCTGGATGGTGAATTGCGGTACTACATCCAAGACCTACATTCGAAGGTGCTCGCGGCTGGTTCTCTCCCGGTCAATCGAGGTATGTTGCGGCAAGAGCTGGACCTTCGACTGCCGCAAGGGCTCTATTGGATCCGTTTGGAGGATGGCAATGGCAGCAGTCTTGTGAAGAAACTTGTGATCGCAGAATAG